The Leadbettera azotonutricia ZAS-9 genome has a window encoding:
- a CDS encoding AMP-binding protein, whose protein sequence is MIFLEKRCLGELALKAASKYQGKTCFQIYRDGGVYDKMSYAEFGIKTRQIAGLLMDKGVKAGDRVMILAENRPEWPIAYFGITLIGAVAVPVLTDFIGEQISTIARHAEISALCHTERTVQKIAEGGIDGAIALIPLDDPNLFSNLRIPEETEFPTLTEHNPAAIIYTSGTTGSSKGVVLSHGNLIFTAQASRTLMKIFSRDRLLSVIPLAHTYECVLGLFTAVMGGASVTYLDKPPSPAVLLPAMQTLRPTAIVSVPLFIEKICRNSIFPGMKKSPLYKFPLTRVLAIKAAGARLMTALGSSVRFFGIGGAPLDEDVERFLRKAGFPYAPGYGLTETAPLVAGTDPYKFAFRSAGSVVKGVETRISPEGEIQVRGPNVMLGYYRDEERTRKAFTEDGWFKTGDLGYIDKKGNLFMKGRIKALILGPSGENIYPEEIESILHNSLLVEDALVVPGERGELVALIVLSEKAKTALAAMGDSLEELKNSVNKKLAAFSRLNRIEIRSEPFEKTPTLKIKRFLYAREKS, encoded by the coding sequence ATGATCTTTCTTGAAAAACGCTGCCTTGGGGAACTTGCCCTAAAGGCGGCTTCAAAATACCAAGGCAAAACCTGTTTCCAGATCTACCGCGACGGCGGGGTCTACGACAAGATGAGCTATGCCGAGTTTGGCATCAAAACCAGGCAAATTGCAGGGCTCCTCATGGACAAGGGTGTCAAAGCCGGAGACAGGGTGATGATACTTGCCGAGAACCGCCCCGAATGGCCCATTGCCTATTTCGGCATTACCCTGATTGGGGCAGTCGCCGTCCCGGTGCTTACGGACTTCATCGGGGAACAGATCAGCACCATCGCCAGGCATGCGGAAATTTCGGCCCTCTGCCATACCGAAAGGACAGTCCAAAAAATTGCCGAAGGCGGAATCGATGGCGCCATTGCGCTAATCCCCCTGGATGATCCGAATCTCTTTTCGAATTTGAGAATCCCTGAAGAAACCGAATTCCCCACCCTTACAGAGCATAATCCTGCCGCCATCATCTATACATCGGGAACTACCGGCTCCAGCAAAGGCGTTGTCCTTTCCCATGGCAACCTCATCTTTACCGCCCAAGCCTCAAGGACATTGATGAAGATATTTTCCCGGGACAGGCTCCTCTCGGTGATACCCCTGGCGCACACCTACGAGTGTGTGCTCGGCCTCTTTACGGCTGTTATGGGCGGGGCTTCGGTTACGTACCTTGACAAACCCCCTTCCCCCGCGGTGCTGCTCCCGGCCATGCAGACCCTGCGGCCAACAGCCATAGTCTCAGTCCCTCTCTTTATAGAAAAGATTTGCCGTAACAGCATCTTCCCGGGGATGAAAAAAAGCCCTCTGTATAAATTCCCCCTGACCCGCGTACTGGCAATCAAGGCAGCAGGGGCACGTCTCATGACAGCCCTGGGATCTTCGGTGCGCTTCTTCGGCATAGGGGGCGCCCCCCTGGACGAAGATGTGGAACGCTTCCTCAGGAAGGCAGGCTTCCCCTATGCGCCCGGCTACGGCCTCACTGAAACCGCCCCCCTGGTAGCCGGCACAGATCCCTACAAATTCGCCTTCCGTTCGGCCGGCTCTGTGGTAAAAGGCGTGGAAACCAGAATCAGCCCCGAAGGCGAGATACAGGTGCGGGGCCCTAACGTGATGCTGGGATATTACCGGGATGAGGAGCGGACCAGGAAAGCCTTTACCGAAGACGGCTGGTTTAAAACAGGCGATCTTGGCTATATAGACAAAAAAGGCAATCTCTTTATGAAGGGCCGCATCAAAGCCCTCATACTCGGCCCATCGGGAGAAAACATCTACCCCGAAGAAATCGAGAGCATACTCCACAATTCCCTTTTGGTCGAAGACGCCCTGGTGGTTCCCGGGGAGAGGGGCGAACTGGTAGCCCTCATCGTGTTGAGCGAAAAAGCCAAGACCGCCCTGGCAGCCATGGGCGACAGCCTCGAAGAATTAAAGAACAGCGTGAACAAAAAGCTTGCCGCTTTTTCCAGGCTCAACCGTATCGAGATCCGGAGCGAACCTTTTGAAAAGACGCCTACCCTGAAAATCAAGCGCTTTCTGTATGCCAGGGAGAAATCCTGA
- a CDS encoding TetR/AcrR family transcriptional regulator: MRNANPKLIEDIKKKAVEMLMEKEPEEITMRDIAKECGVTATTLYYYYSDKDALFEEVKLESIAEMNNFIKKKLEGIKEPMKALKAGLSAFRDWTFKNPRIAILFMGRLKPNKEANKEQLQIYYQSNYLGKTLLDAAVKAGKCKSRDTLLDSSLIIAALWGAIESVLLNRTLPEYWGKGILFTDRMIELCCREISR, encoded by the coding sequence ATGAGGAATGCAAACCCGAAATTGATTGAAGATATCAAAAAGAAAGCTGTGGAAATGCTTATGGAAAAAGAACCGGAAGAAATAACCATGAGGGATATAGCAAAAGAATGCGGAGTAACTGCGACGACGCTTTATTATTACTACAGCGACAAAGATGCATTATTCGAGGAAGTGAAACTGGAAAGCATTGCCGAAATGAATAATTTTATCAAAAAAAAGCTGGAAGGGATAAAAGAGCCAATGAAAGCTCTTAAGGCCGGGCTTTCAGCATTCAGGGATTGGACGTTCAAAAATCCCCGAATTGCAATTTTATTCATGGGCCGCCTTAAACCCAATAAAGAAGCGAATAAAGAACAATTGCAAATATACTACCAAAGCAACTATTTAGGCAAAACACTTCTTGACGCCGCAGTCAAAGCGGGTAAATGCAAATCCAGGGATACGCTTTTGGATTCCAGCCTCATTATTGCCGCCCTCTGGGGCGCTATAGAAAGCGTATTGCTCAATCGAACCCTGCCGGAATATTGGGGCAAGGGGATACTGTTTACCGACAGAATGATAGAACTGTGCTGCCGGGAGATCTCAAGATAA
- a CDS encoding DUF2271 domain-containing protein — MAVSDGMEFIINPGEEWKKPQFAAWLTDIDGSYVSTILVSNRSGNKSWRMAPKAGRPEALPVWEHSRSKSMYTDEIDSVTSATPKGVVQTAFDNHILVIGGEYHIFLEVNQSFDYNDRWPKKAGNNLPAAGVNGQPSLVYSAGFIYGEPFDRVQLSLAGHGAVDGSHGDIIVDTEGMTTALSIIKDAFLANK, encoded by the coding sequence TTGGCTGTAAGTGACGGTATGGAATTTATCATCAATCCGGGAGAAGAATGGAAAAAACCGCAATTTGCAGCATGGCTTACCGATATTGACGGCAGCTATGTATCGACGATTCTGGTCAGCAACCGGAGCGGAAACAAAAGCTGGCGTATGGCGCCCAAGGCTGGCAGGCCGGAAGCGCTGCCGGTATGGGAGCATAGCCGCAGTAAATCCATGTATACCGATGAGATAGATTCGGTTACTTCGGCTACACCGAAAGGAGTAGTACAGACAGCATTTGATAATCATATTCTGGTCATTGGCGGCGAATATCACATTTTCCTTGAGGTGAATCAAAGTTTCGATTATAATGATCGGTGGCCAAAAAAGGCAGGCAATAATCTGCCGGCTGCCGGTGTGAATGGGCAGCCATCGCTTGTTTATTCCGCCGGGTTTATTTATGGCGAGCCATTTGACAGGGTACAGCTTTCCCTTGCCGGACACGGCGCCGTAGATGGTTCTCATGGAGATATTATTGTTGATACAGAAGGAATGACCACTGCCTTATCAATAATTAAAGACGCTTTTTTGGCGAATAAATAG
- a CDS encoding PASTA domain-containing protein has product MAINFDLDAIEGYVANHLRLFISMAVGLLVFVGIIAVSVFFISVRGAEQTMVPDIVGQDLTAALLELQVKELYPRIQLRYSQSSADKGLILEQDPRPGIIVKAGRRIRLVVSQGVMVNTVENYLGRNIDEVRMDLQTLFASEGSAIPLVTLKEPLMYEYSAEDPGTILQQKPEPGSGISGPTVLEFVVSRGPEDSLLRVPNLTGLPLNDALEQVGYSGIDFTFTLKPAGEGDIPETVAAQNPAGDTMVQSNTRVAITLFSPAEVPVGEVFGLFKYSMAKNPYPLALRLEAQLPNGERRRLLAAEYAGGALTVPYHLPVGTVLILSMLNREIHRETVIPPVDLLSLDQL; this is encoded by the coding sequence ATGGCTATCAATTTTGACCTTGACGCAATAGAAGGCTATGTAGCCAACCATTTGCGGCTCTTTATCTCCATGGCTGTGGGCCTTCTGGTCTTTGTGGGGATCATTGCGGTCTCGGTTTTTTTTATCTCCGTAAGAGGGGCCGAACAGACCATGGTCCCCGACATAGTGGGCCAGGATCTGACCGCAGCCCTTTTGGAACTCCAGGTCAAGGAGCTCTATCCCCGCATACAGCTCCGCTATTCCCAAAGCTCAGCCGACAAGGGCCTCATCCTGGAGCAGGATCCCCGCCCGGGAATCATAGTCAAGGCCGGCCGCCGCATACGCCTCGTGGTAAGCCAGGGCGTCATGGTCAACACGGTCGAAAATTACCTGGGCCGGAATATTGATGAAGTGCGTATGGATCTCCAGACTCTCTTTGCATCGGAAGGCAGCGCAATTCCGCTGGTAACCCTTAAAGAACCCCTCATGTACGAATACTCCGCCGAAGATCCGGGAACTATCCTGCAGCAGAAGCCCGAGCCCGGTTCCGGCATTTCAGGCCCCACGGTTCTGGAGTTTGTTGTAAGCCGGGGACCCGAGGATTCTCTTCTCCGTGTACCGAACCTTACGGGCCTTCCCCTAAACGACGCTTTGGAACAGGTTGGGTATTCGGGCATTGACTTTACTTTTACCCTGAAACCTGCGGGAGAAGGGGACATACCTGAAACCGTTGCGGCCCAGAACCCAGCGGGGGACACCATGGTTCAATCCAATACCAGGGTGGCTATCACCCTTTTCTCCCCTGCGGAAGTTCCGGTGGGCGAGGTCTTCGGTCTTTTCAAGTACAGCATGGCGAAGAACCCCTATCCCCTGGCGCTGAGACTCGAAGCCCAGCTTCCCAATGGCGAACGCCGCCGGCTTCTTGCAGCAGAATACGCAGGAGGCGCCCTCACGGTTCCCTATCATTTGCCGGTCGGCACGGTGCTCATACTTTCCATGCTGAACAGGGAGATACACCGCGAAACAGTGATACCGCCGGTGGATCTGCTGTCGCTGGATCAGCTGTAG
- the fmt gene encoding methionyl-tRNA formyltransferase has translation MRILFAGSPGIAVPSLEALSAMELAGEGIALAGILTNADSPKGRSGKPEPTDVSVAASGLDTARAEKGFPPIAQLKFEKLDAAAREAVAALKPDLLISFAYGKIFGPKFLGLFPLGGINIHPSLLPKYRGATPIPAAILNREKETGVSIQKLALEMDAGDILAQEKFPLSGNETTASLSEDAAQRSAELLASLTREFAALPKEALSKSALFQGKSQEGEPSCCSLIRKEDGHIDWKLSALEIDARVRAFTPWPLCFTAQEGQTLYILEGQPFEGPGSGGQTETKAAPGIVLGIDRGKGILVQTGDGVYAVSRLQWQAKKALDWKSFMNGARDFVGTLLG, from the coding sequence GTGCGCATACTCTTTGCCGGAAGCCCGGGCATTGCAGTTCCTTCCCTTGAAGCCCTTTCTGCTATGGAACTCGCTGGCGAAGGCATTGCCCTGGCAGGTATATTGACCAATGCCGACAGTCCCAAAGGCCGCAGCGGCAAACCAGAGCCCACCGATGTTTCTGTTGCTGCTTCCGGCCTTGATACGGCAAGGGCTGAAAAAGGCTTCCCTCCCATTGCCCAGCTAAAGTTTGAAAAATTGGATGCAGCGGCAAGGGAAGCTGTTGCCGCCCTCAAACCGGATCTGCTCATATCATTTGCGTATGGCAAAATTTTCGGCCCTAAATTTCTTGGACTTTTTCCCCTGGGGGGGATAAACATACACCCCAGCCTCCTTCCAAAGTACCGGGGGGCTACGCCCATACCGGCTGCCATACTCAATCGTGAAAAAGAGACCGGCGTCAGCATCCAGAAGCTGGCTTTGGAGATGGACGCAGGGGATATTTTGGCTCAGGAAAAGTTTCCGCTCTCGGGTAATGAGACTACTGCATCTTTAAGCGAAGACGCTGCGCAAAGAAGCGCGGAGCTGCTTGCTTCGCTGACGAGGGAATTTGCCGCCCTGCCGAAAGAGGCTTTGTCAAAAAGCGCACTGTTTCAGGGCAAGAGCCAGGAAGGCGAGCCAAGCTGCTGCTCCCTTATCCGCAAGGAAGACGGTCACATTGATTGGAAATTGAGCGCCCTGGAAATCGACGCCAGGGTTCGGGCTTTTACGCCCTGGCCGCTTTGCTTTACCGCACAGGAGGGGCAAACCCTCTATATACTTGAAGGCCAGCCCTTTGAAGGCCCGGGCAGTGGGGGGCAGACCGAAACAAAAGCAGCCCCGGGTATAGTGCTGGGCATAGACAGGGGCAAGGGAATACTGGTACAAACAGGAGACGGGGTATACGCGGTTTCCCGGCTTCAGTGGCAGGCAAAAAAGGCCCTGGACTGGAAGTCTTTTATGAATGGGGCCAGGGATTTTGTGGGGACTCTTTTAGGATAA
- the def gene encoding peptide deformylase, with protein sequence MDILLLGNELLRQKAETVRKIGPGYIKIASDLIQALHDGDGVGLAGPQVGFMERIFAVHIHGDEARIFINPSIIETSQDTIKYEEGCLSIPGYYADVVRPKTIKIQAWNEKGRPFTLEASGMLARVIQHEYDHLDGTLFIDHISEAKRKRIIEKMEKAAVAKAKDKSAAPGIPERKA encoded by the coding sequence ATGGATATTCTGTTATTGGGAAACGAATTGCTCCGTCAAAAAGCGGAGACAGTCAGGAAAATAGGCCCTGGGTATATCAAAATAGCTTCTGATCTCATCCAGGCCCTTCATGACGGCGATGGCGTGGGTCTTGCAGGCCCCCAGGTAGGGTTCATGGAAAGGATCTTCGCGGTGCATATCCACGGGGACGAAGCCAGGATATTTATCAACCCTTCCATAATCGAAACCTCCCAGGACACTATCAAATATGAAGAAGGCTGCCTCTCGATTCCCGGCTACTACGCCGATGTGGTGCGCCCCAAGACCATCAAAATCCAGGCCTGGAACGAGAAAGGCCGCCCCTTTACCCTGGAAGCGTCTGGTATGCTTGCCCGGGTGATACAGCATGAATACGATCACCTTGACGGCACCCTTTTTATAGACCACATCTCTGAAGCCAAACGCAAAAGGATCATTGAAAAAATGGAAAAGGCTGCTGTTGCGAAGGCAAAAGATAAAAGCGCTGCTCCGGGAATTCCTGAAAGGAAAGCCTAG
- a CDS encoding mannose-1-phosphate guanylyltransferase: MFNDCIIMAGGSGTRLWPASTSKKPKQFLPAPPDKSFFASSVERALVVTDPAHGRVIIIAGKSHVNLIAEACADFSPQEKKRLVLIPEPAAKNTAPAIACGILYADWEGGGQERNILVLTCDHIISPLSVFKANAAAAAAFAQQDKLVVFGIQPHSPDTGYGYIETSQLLSGFNIQDKGRRHYEPEVFKASAFREKPDRKTAERYVKAGNFYWNSGMFAFSSKFMIDEFRKNAPEVLAPFSKLMAPEDQEYRKLKGLRILSEWMDLDKAYSKTKSISFDYAIAEKCSQTVMVKADFKWRDVGSWDEYARMLQTQIPKNQTAADKEADIFRVGSESTFVDSDIPVALCGAEDLIVVVRSGRDGNPPAVLIAKKGETQKVKEVVEKIKASGRKDLL; the protein is encoded by the coding sequence ATGTTTAATGACTGCATAATAATGGCAGGAGGATCGGGAACCAGGCTTTGGCCTGCCAGTACCTCCAAAAAGCCCAAACAGTTCCTTCCAGCCCCTCCTGACAAGAGTTTTTTTGCCTCTTCAGTGGAAAGGGCTTTGGTAGTAACCGACCCTGCCCACGGCAGGGTAATCATCATTGCGGGAAAAAGCCATGTGAACCTAATCGCCGAGGCTTGCGCGGACTTCAGCCCCCAGGAAAAAAAGCGCCTCGTGCTGATCCCAGAGCCTGCGGCAAAAAACACAGCCCCTGCCATTGCCTGCGGCATACTCTATGCGGACTGGGAAGGCGGGGGCCAGGAACGGAACATCCTGGTTCTTACCTGCGATCATATCATAAGCCCGCTTTCGGTTTTTAAGGCAAATGCCGCCGCCGCCGCCGCATTTGCCCAGCAGGACAAACTGGTCGTCTTCGGCATACAGCCCCACTCGCCCGATACAGGCTATGGCTACATCGAAACTTCCCAGCTCCTTTCGGGCTTCAATATCCAGGACAAGGGCCGCCGCCATTATGAGCCCGAGGTTTTCAAAGCCTCGGCCTTCAGGGAAAAGCCTGACAGAAAAACCGCAGAACGCTATGTCAAGGCAGGGAACTTCTACTGGAATTCGGGGATGTTTGCATTTTCCTCAAAATTCATGATTGACGAATTCCGCAAGAATGCTCCCGAGGTACTGGCGCCTTTCAGCAAACTCATGGCGCCCGAGGATCAGGAATACCGGAAGCTCAAGGGTCTCCGCATACTTTCCGAATGGATGGATCTCGACAAGGCATACAGCAAAACAAAAAGCATTTCCTTCGATTATGCTATTGCGGAAAAATGCAGCCAGACGGTGATGGTCAAGGCCGATTTCAAGTGGAGGGATGTGGGCAGCTGGGACGAGTACGCCCGCATGCTTCAGACGCAAATACCGAAAAATCAAACCGCCGCCGACAAAGAGGCTGATATTTTCCGGGTTGGCTCCGAATCGACTTTCGTGGATTCGGATATCCCCGTGGCCCTTTGCGGCGCGGAAGATTTAATCGTAGTAGTGCGTTCGGGCAGGGACGGGAATCCCCCGGCGGTGCTCATTGCAAAAAAAGGCGAGACCCAAAAAGTAAAAGAAGTTGTGGAAAAAATAAAAGCATCGGGAAGGAAGGATCTGCTTTAA
- a CDS encoding DJ-1 family glyoxalase III: MTKKALVLLAEGFEEVEAITPIDYLRRAGVEVTIAAIGKSKTVKGSRGMELNSDAFLADLLRKGTASSFDALVLPGGSLGAENLAASKEAGDLLKEEAAKGKLICAICASPVVVLAPLGMLKGKKFTCNPGVEKEVQDAVLSHDRVVTDGNIITSRAAGTAGNFAAAIIAELVNRAEAEKLAKSVMLI, translated from the coding sequence ATGACAAAAAAAGCGTTAGTTTTACTGGCAGAAGGTTTTGAAGAAGTGGAGGCTATTACCCCCATCGATTATCTCCGCCGCGCAGGAGTGGAAGTTACTATTGCTGCCATAGGCAAAAGCAAAACTGTCAAAGGCTCCAGGGGCATGGAACTGAATTCCGATGCATTCCTGGCAGATCTGCTGCGAAAAGGGACGGCCTCTTCCTTTGACGCCCTAGTGCTTCCCGGCGGCTCCCTCGGCGCAGAGAATCTTGCGGCTTCAAAAGAGGCGGGGGATTTGCTTAAAGAAGAAGCAGCCAAAGGCAAATTGATTTGCGCCATCTGCGCTTCGCCCGTAGTGGTACTGGCGCCTTTGGGCATGCTTAAAGGCAAAAAATTCACCTGCAACCCCGGGGTAGAAAAAGAAGTCCAGGACGCCGTCTTGTCGCATGACAGGGTAGTAACAGATGGAAATATCATCACCAGTAGAGCTGCGGGAACAGCGGGGAATTTTGCGGCGGCTATAATCGCCGAACTGGTAAACAGGGCCGAGGCTGAAAAATTGGCAAAGAGCGTAATGTTGATATGA
- a CDS encoding carbohydrate kinase family protein, with protein MEELELLCIGNALVDVFAQGEEDIDFRFGLIEPVQHVPMDKLREVLAVLPEFSAVSGGGAANVAKIASMLGLKAGFIGALGSDQFGRVFEKDLSDAGVQSRISHKALPTGACLILQMPDGRVKIAASPSAALDLNEKDIDEDAIRQAKVVVLDGFMLERRKLVCHILELAYKYGTAVALDASTTGLAEERAVEIVTYARAYPMILFMNEDESRAFYRALSQEKDLDGEGDKNNGISPEMARLFQDFTAQDVFPIVVVKLGKRGAVVFAGGNMYREETIPVIPLETTGAGDAFSAAFLAAWIRDRSLGECAAIGNKAAREVLDVKGTQLDPSALKYLEKELR; from the coding sequence TTGGAAGAGCTTGAACTCCTTTGCATAGGCAATGCCCTGGTGGATGTGTTTGCCCAGGGCGAAGAAGATATTGATTTCCGCTTTGGTCTTATCGAGCCTGTTCAGCATGTCCCCATGGACAAGCTCAGGGAAGTTCTTGCGGTGCTGCCCGAATTTTCCGCCGTCTCCGGCGGAGGCGCCGCCAATGTGGCGAAGATTGCGAGTATGCTGGGGCTCAAGGCGGGCTTCATAGGCGCCTTGGGTTCCGATCAATTCGGGCGGGTTTTTGAAAAGGATCTCAGCGACGCGGGAGTGCAATCCCGGATTTCCCATAAGGCTTTGCCCACAGGTGCCTGCCTCATACTCCAAATGCCCGACGGCAGGGTGAAGATCGCGGCCTCGCCTTCCGCAGCCCTGGACCTTAACGAAAAAGATATAGACGAGGATGCCATACGCCAGGCCAAGGTGGTTGTGCTGGATGGCTTCATGCTGGAGAGGCGCAAGCTGGTTTGCCATATCCTGGAACTGGCGTACAAGTATGGCACCGCGGTAGCCCTTGACGCGAGCACCACTGGCCTTGCGGAAGAGAGGGCGGTAGAAATTGTAACTTATGCCCGGGCCTACCCCATGATACTCTTCATGAACGAAGACGAGTCCCGGGCTTTTTACCGCGCCCTGAGCCAGGAAAAGGATCTTGATGGAGAGGGTGACAAGAACAATGGAATAAGCCCTGAGATGGCGCGCCTCTTCCAGGATTTTACCGCCCAGGATGTGTTCCCCATAGTTGTCGTAAAATTGGGAAAGCGGGGGGCTGTGGTTTTTGCAGGCGGCAATATGTACCGTGAAGAAACCATACCGGTGATCCCTCTTGAAACCACCGGCGCGGGGGACGCGTTCAGCGCAGCTTTCCTCGCAGCCTGGATACGGGATAGATCCCTTGGCGAATGCGCAGCTATTGGGAACAAGGCGGCCAGGGAAGTGCTGGATGTTAAAGGCACCCAGCTTGATCCCAGCGCCTTAAAATATTTGGAAAAGGAATTGCGCTAG
- a CDS encoding acetate kinase, producing the protein MVILTLNCGSSSAKYQVYDWDAKDVLAVGIVEKVTIGGSFISHKVKGKEEYTASHDCPTHTDAVDLIIKTLTDPKVGVISDMNVIKAVGHRVLHGGDKFIKSVIVDDKAMAAFNEVKDLGPLHNPANIMGIEAAKKVLPNVPHCAVMDTAWHQTMPPASFLYAVPYEWYEKYSVRKYGFHSTSFLYVAKRAAVLLGKDPFKTNLIIAHLGNGASINAVKDGCSFDTSMGITPLEGLIMGTRSGDADMAMPFYVMRKTGMSAAEMESALNKKSGLLGITGKYADRRDIQKAKLDGDKRAELAQDMEAHRVKKYIGGYQAILGRVDALVFTAGVGEFAFFMREKILQGLEGVGIVYDPKKNEMAHTRNTETIISKPESKIPIYIIPTDEELVMTEDAYALMAGTYDVHTKFAYSFQKKEYVNKGRAEGLKEELAKHPELKSIIAEPK; encoded by the coding sequence ATGGTTATTCTGACTCTAAATTGCGGTTCGTCTTCCGCAAAATATCAGGTCTACGACTGGGATGCAAAAGACGTGCTGGCTGTAGGGATAGTTGAAAAAGTTACCATCGGGGGTTCCTTTATCTCCCATAAAGTGAAAGGCAAGGAGGAGTACACTGCTAGCCACGACTGCCCCACCCATACCGACGCGGTGGATCTCATCATCAAAACCCTGACAGACCCCAAAGTAGGGGTCATTTCCGACATGAATGTCATCAAGGCGGTGGGCCACCGGGTGCTCCACGGGGGCGATAAATTTATCAAATCCGTAATTGTGGACGACAAGGCCATGGCGGCCTTCAACGAAGTGAAGGATCTGGGCCCCCTCCACAACCCCGCCAATATCATGGGCATCGAAGCCGCCAAAAAAGTGCTCCCCAATGTACCCCACTGCGCCGTGATGGATACTGCCTGGCACCAGACCATGCCTCCCGCTTCCTTCCTCTACGCCGTGCCCTATGAGTGGTACGAGAAATACTCGGTCAGGAAGTACGGCTTCCACAGCACCTCCTTCCTGTATGTGGCCAAGAGGGCTGCAGTCCTTTTGGGGAAAGATCCCTTCAAGACCAACCTCATCATAGCCCACCTGGGGAACGGCGCCTCCATCAACGCGGTCAAAGACGGCTGCTCCTTCGATACGAGTATGGGCATCACCCCCCTGGAGGGCCTTATCATGGGAACCCGCTCGGGTGACGCCGATATGGCCATGCCCTTCTACGTGATGCGGAAAACCGGCATGAGCGCCGCTGAAATGGAAAGCGCCCTGAACAAGAAATCGGGCCTCCTTGGTATTACCGGCAAATACGCCGACCGCCGGGATATACAAAAAGCCAAGCTCGATGGGGACAAACGGGCCGAGCTTGCCCAGGACATGGAAGCCCACAGGGTCAAGAAATACATAGGCGGCTACCAGGCCATTCTGGGCCGTGTTGACGCTTTGGTCTTTACCGCAGGGGTCGGAGAGTTTGCCTTCTTCATGCGTGAAAAAATCCTCCAGGGCCTGGAAGGCGTGGGCATAGTCTACGATCCCAAGAAGAACGAGATGGCCCATACCCGCAACACCGAGACCATCATCAGTAAGCCCGAGTCCAAGATCCCGATTTACATTATCCCCACTGACGAGGAACTTGTGATGACCGAGGACGCCTATGCCCTCATGGCAGGCACTTACGATGTGCACACCAAGTTTGCCTACTCGTTCCAGAAAAAGGAGTATGTGAACAAGGGACGCGCCGAGGGGCTCAAGGAAGAATTGGCAAAGCATCCTGAATTAAAATCGATTATTGCGGAACCGAAATAA
- a CDS encoding response regulator — MKQILIIDESPLFREYLRLKLADNGIEVSVGINAMDGISKMRNMAPDLIIMDYHLSKQGYMEVLKQKKANPNTVKTPVIILAQRIDQRRLIELVPFGVKKVFTKPVKIDALFITLSELLGVPFNIDESPGIVEVHVNDDIIFIELAQGLNRDKLDLLRFKIIELIELYEIRVPKVIVMLSDIKLSFADAPNMQKLLETVLQASRAKLHYIRVLTKDEFARQFIEGQKEYSGIEVVSNLQYAMDGLLQDIEQGMEYAEKKAELIGEKVLSAGNSTAEESMALKFDAEAKSFTMEDIKESVQNLRIAVIDDDFIIQELIKNTFQKTGATVTTFSDGGEFIAAVDTEEFDLAFLDLMMPKVDGFEVLKALQSRDIRYPVIVLSAVTQRETVIKAYQMGIKSYLVKPLKPEDIFKKSMEILKANF; from the coding sequence ATGAAGCAGATCTTGATAATTGATGAATCACCACTCTTCCGGGAATATCTGCGGCTCAAACTCGCAGATAACGGTATAGAAGTAAGCGTGGGCATCAATGCCATGGACGGCATTTCCAAGATGAGGAACATGGCTCCCGACCTTATCATCATGGATTACCACCTTTCCAAGCAGGGCTACATGGAAGTGCTCAAGCAGAAAAAGGCAAACCCCAATACGGTCAAAACTCCGGTCATTATCCTGGCCCAGCGCATAGATCAGAGGCGGCTCATTGAGCTTGTGCCCTTCGGCGTAAAAAAGGTCTTTACCAAACCTGTCAAAATTGACGCCCTCTTTATCACCCTTTCCGAGCTTTTAGGCGTGCCTTTCAATATCGACGAAAGCCCGGGCATAGTGGAAGTCCATGTTAACGATGACATCATTTTTATAGAGCTGGCCCAGGGCCTAAACCGGGACAAGCTCGACCTCCTCCGGTTCAAGATAATCGAGCTTATTGAATTATACGAGATACGGGTGCCAAAAGTGATTGTCATGCTCAGCGACATCAAACTGAGTTTTGCCGATGCCCCAAACATGCAAAAGCTCCTCGAAACAGTGCTCCAGGCTTCCCGGGCCAAACTGCACTACATCAGGGTCCTCACCAAGGATGAATTTGCGCGCCAATTCATTGAAGGGCAAAAGGAATATTCCGGCATCGAAGTGGTTTCCAATCTCCAGTACGCCATGGACGGCCTCCTCCAGGACATTGAGCAGGGCATGGAATATGCGGAAAAGAAAGCTGAGCTTATAGGCGAAAAAGTCCTCTCCGCCGGGAACAGCACAGCCGAAGAATCCATGGCGCTCAAGTTCGACGCCGAAGCCAAGAGCTTCACCATGGAGGATATCAAAGAATCGGTTCAGAATCTGCGCATCGCGGTTATCGACGATGACTTCATCATTCAGGAACTTATCAAAAACACCTTTCAAAAAACCGGGGCCACGGTAACAACCTTTTCCGACGGGGGCGAGTTCATCGCTGCTGTGGATACCGAGGAATTCGACCTGGCCTTCCTGGATCTCATGATGCCCAAGGTGGACGGCTTCGAGGTGCTCAAGGCCCTGCAGTCAAGGGACATCAGATACCCGGTGATAGTCCTTTCCGCAGTGACCCAAAGAGAGACAGTCATTAAAGCCTACCAAATGGGCATTAAAAGTTATCTGGTTAAGCCCCTCAAGCCGGAGGACATTTTCAAGAAATCCATGGAAATTCTAAAGGCCAACTTCTAA